In one Microbacterium invictum genomic region, the following are encoded:
- a CDS encoding family 43 glycosylhydrolase, translating to MHERASKRSRFRIAAMAAAGILMAASIAVTSPVYAAEEELIVNGGFENGTEGWFANNGNATDGATLTIVNDAFSGSNGLRASARQTTGSGPMQDLSGKLQAGQTYTVTARVKYDNPSSPATKQFFATMHYGGFTYTNLGSVTPARGQWGYINATFTIPAGQNVTTTRLFIETPYNASPQSDPNLHLMDFTVDDVSLVGAPPPPPPAAPSKTVEVVGKLPGEHNPLIGHKFGADGYGFVHDGRVYMYMTNDTQGYAPNPATGVSPGINYGDINQITLISTTDMVNWVDHGEIPVAGSQGIAPFTNNSWAPGMEKKVVDGEEKFFLYYANGGGSSNVITGDSPLGPWVSERSSTLINGSTPGAQGVSWLFDPAPLVDDDGQAYLWFGGGPASTAFPAAERFNNPKNIRVIELADDMVNTQGTAAVVDAPVAFEAAQVFKREGKYYLSYSSHFGGNDFGGNQTPLPGYPGGGQIGYMISDDPMSWPKETYAGVLFPNQSQFFGAGTGGNNHQSVFEYEGKYYFTYHAPTLNKRINGNTTQGYRSPHIQELTFNEDGTIQQVVGDYAGVDQVRDFDPFRTFEAETLGWTKGIATAKIDGGSAEFGDTAPNLVVRDIDNGDWTGLSSVAFGDTGAASVTVTVKPLQEGGAIQVRDGSDTGAVLATIPVTGEIGEWTELSADLTGATGTKDVFFTYTGESGDLFELDNWAFTEGAAQPSLDVTAEAATRCAAGKVQVTVKVTNNDDVAVQVAAVSEYGTKTFASVAPGKSATHAYTTRATNIAGGDVDVTASATVDGQPVSTLVSAPYDSRTCG from the coding sequence TTGCACGAGCGCGCCTCGAAGCGATCCCGGTTCCGGATCGCCGCCATGGCCGCCGCCGGCATCCTGATGGCAGCGAGTATCGCTGTCACCAGCCCGGTGTACGCGGCTGAAGAGGAGCTCATCGTCAACGGAGGGTTCGAGAACGGTACCGAGGGGTGGTTCGCCAACAACGGCAACGCCACCGACGGTGCCACTCTGACCATCGTGAACGATGCGTTCTCAGGGTCCAACGGTCTGCGCGCCTCCGCGCGTCAGACCACCGGCTCGGGTCCGATGCAGGATCTGTCCGGCAAGCTCCAAGCCGGCCAGACCTACACCGTCACGGCCCGGGTCAAGTACGACAACCCCAGCAGCCCTGCGACGAAGCAGTTCTTCGCGACGATGCACTACGGCGGGTTCACGTACACCAACCTCGGCAGCGTCACCCCGGCTCGCGGCCAGTGGGGGTACATCAACGCCACCTTCACCATCCCCGCAGGACAGAACGTCACCACCACGCGCCTGTTCATCGAGACGCCGTACAACGCCAGCCCGCAGAGCGACCCGAACCTGCACCTCATGGACTTCACGGTCGACGACGTCTCGCTCGTCGGCGCTCCGCCGCCCCCGCCGCCGGCCGCCCCGTCGAAGACCGTCGAGGTCGTCGGCAAGCTGCCGGGTGAGCACAACCCGCTCATCGGTCACAAGTTCGGCGCCGACGGGTACGGGTTCGTCCACGACGGTCGCGTCTACATGTACATGACCAACGACACCCAGGGTTACGCGCCCAACCCCGCCACCGGAGTATCCCCCGGCATCAACTACGGCGACATCAACCAGATCACGCTCATCTCCACCACCGACATGGTGAACTGGGTCGACCACGGTGAGATCCCGGTCGCCGGCTCGCAGGGCATCGCGCCGTTCACGAACAACTCGTGGGCGCCGGGCATGGAGAAGAAGGTCGTCGACGGCGAGGAGAAGTTCTTCCTCTACTACGCCAACGGCGGCGGCTCCAGCAACGTCATCACCGGTGACTCGCCCCTGGGTCCGTGGGTCAGCGAGCGCTCCAGCACGCTGATCAACGGCAGCACGCCAGGCGCCCAGGGCGTCAGCTGGCTGTTCGACCCGGCACCGCTGGTGGACGACGACGGCCAGGCGTACCTCTGGTTCGGCGGCGGGCCCGCCTCGACGGCCTTCCCGGCTGCCGAGCGGTTCAACAACCCGAAGAACATCCGCGTGATCGAGCTGGCCGACGACATGGTCAACACGCAGGGCACCGCCGCGGTCGTGGACGCCCCCGTGGCGTTCGAGGCGGCGCAGGTGTTCAAGCGCGAGGGCAAGTACTACCTGTCCTACTCGTCGCACTTCGGCGGCAACGACTTCGGCGGCAATCAGACGCCTCTTCCGGGCTACCCGGGCGGCGGTCAGATCGGCTACATGATCTCGGATGACCCGATGTCGTGGCCGAAGGAGACGTACGCCGGTGTGCTCTTCCCGAACCAGTCGCAGTTCTTCGGTGCGGGAACCGGTGGCAACAACCACCAGTCGGTGTTCGAGTACGAGGGCAAGTACTACTTCACGTACCACGCCCCCACGCTCAACAAGCGCATCAACGGCAACACGACGCAGGGTTACCGCAGCCCCCACATCCAGGAGCTGACCTTCAACGAGGACGGCACCATCCAGCAGGTCGTGGGCGACTACGCAGGTGTCGATCAGGTGCGCGACTTCGATCCGTTCCGCACCTTCGAGGCCGAGACCCTCGGCTGGACGAAGGGCATCGCGACGGCGAAGATCGACGGCGGCTCGGCGGAGTTCGGCGACACCGCTCCGAACCTCGTCGTGCGCGACATCGACAACGGTGACTGGACCGGTCTGTCGTCGGTGGCCTTCGGCGACACCGGTGCGGCCTCGGTCACCGTCACGGTCAAGCCGCTCCAGGAGGGCGGCGCGATCCAGGTGCGCGACGGCAGCGACACCGGTGCGGTGCTGGCGACCATCCCGGTCACCGGCGAGATCGGGGAGTGGACCGAGCTCAGCGCCGACCTCACGGGTGCCACCGGCACGAAGGACGTCTTCTTCACCTACACCGGTGAGAGCGGCGACCTGTTCGAGCTGGACAACTGGGCCTTCACCGAGGGTGCGGCGCAGCCGTCGCTCGACGTGACGGCCGAGGCTGCCACCCGCTGCGCGGCGGGCAAGGTGCAGGTCACCGTCAAGGTCACCAACAACGATGACGTCGCGGTCCAGGTCGCGGCGGTGTCGGAGTACGGAACCAAGACGTTCGCCTCGGTCGCCCCCGGCAAGTCGGCCACCCACGCCTACACCACCCGCGCCACGAACATCGCCGGCGGCGATGTCGACGTGACCGCGAGTGCGACCGTCGACGGCCAGCCGGTCTCGACGCTCGTGTCGGCGCCGTACGACAGCCGCACCTGCGGCTAG
- a CDS encoding WxL protein peptidoglycan domain-containing protein, with protein MRRRMTRAGLVAAIALSGASLLGVVPAAAAAPVAVVSAGAASAATDDEITWSVTPADEACPDQRGVIEQELDPGQSRTDRFAVRNFSAIPVTFALSAADGYYSDNGRFTMLPSSEPSVDAGTWITLPESVTVEPGGTTVVTFTTEVPDDAVPGDHAAGIAASVLSAGTDATGTGVGVESRVGFRITTRVTGELAPAATVQAVAGSYDLSWNPFRPGEATVSFEVTNTGNTAVQAQGTLTAGSASADFPAAGEAVQQLLPGETRTLTLALAGVWPTVVVPLAVDLTPTARDFAGSDLPVTASAASATLWALPLPQLILLVGVGLLLAALLWRRRRSRARLAAIVAAAREEGFAAARTVDGASAEPALAQSSATATSPTIDPSPPGESVTRRSLR; from the coding sequence ATGCGCCGACGGATGACGCGAGCCGGCCTGGTCGCGGCGATCGCCCTGTCAGGCGCGTCGCTCCTGGGTGTCGTGCCGGCGGCCGCAGCGGCGCCGGTAGCCGTGGTGTCGGCGGGCGCCGCCAGCGCCGCCACCGACGATGAGATCACCTGGTCGGTGACACCGGCCGACGAGGCATGCCCCGACCAGCGCGGCGTCATCGAGCAGGAACTCGACCCGGGCCAGTCGCGCACCGACCGCTTCGCGGTCCGCAACTTCAGCGCCATCCCCGTCACCTTCGCGCTGAGCGCGGCCGACGGCTACTACTCCGACAACGGTCGCTTCACGATGCTGCCCTCGAGCGAGCCGTCGGTCGACGCCGGCACCTGGATCACCCTCCCCGAGTCGGTCACCGTCGAACCCGGCGGCACCACCGTCGTCACCTTCACCACCGAGGTGCCCGACGATGCCGTCCCCGGCGACCACGCCGCGGGGATCGCCGCGTCGGTCCTGTCGGCCGGCACCGACGCGACCGGGACCGGTGTCGGCGTCGAGAGCCGCGTCGGCTTCCGCATCACCACGCGCGTGACCGGAGAGCTCGCTCCCGCCGCCACCGTGCAGGCGGTCGCCGGCTCCTACGACCTGTCGTGGAATCCCTTCCGACCCGGCGAGGCGACCGTGTCGTTCGAGGTCACCAACACCGGCAACACCGCCGTGCAGGCGCAGGGCACCCTCACCGCGGGCAGCGCATCGGCGGACTTCCCCGCGGCGGGAGAGGCCGTGCAGCAGCTCCTTCCCGGTGAGACGCGCACCCTCACCCTGGCGCTCGCCGGCGTCTGGCCGACCGTCGTCGTGCCGCTGGCCGTCGATCTCACGCCGACCGCGCGCGACTTCGCCGGGTCCGACCTGCCGGTCACCGCCAGCGCCGCGTCAGCGACGCTCTGGGCTCTTCCCCTCCCGCAGCTCATCCTGCTCGTCGGGGTCGGCCTGCTGCTCGCGGCGCTCCTCTGGCGCCGGAGGCGTTCACGGGCCCGCCTGGCCGCGATCGTGGCGGCGGCTCGCGAGGAGGGCTTCGCCGCCGCCCGCACCGTCGACGGCGCGAGCGCGGAGCCTGCGCTGGCCCAATCCTCCGCGACGGCGACGTCCCCGACCATCGACCCCTCACCCCCAGGAGAATCAGTGACCCGACGGAGCCTCAGGTGA
- a CDS encoding LPXTG cell wall anchor domain-containing protein, translating to MIAATNAGDVAPGEGGVDVLVDIAPAETPSPTPTPTVTSTPSVTPTPGVTAAPGSGGSVPDGLGATGVDPTAAIVLGAALLLSGVAALLARRRRRISAR from the coding sequence GTGATCGCCGCGACGAACGCCGGAGACGTCGCGCCCGGCGAGGGCGGGGTCGATGTCCTCGTCGACATCGCTCCGGCGGAGACGCCGTCGCCGACGCCCACACCGACGGTCACTTCGACGCCGTCGGTGACGCCGACTCCCGGTGTCACCGCCGCGCCCGGCTCGGGCGGCTCGGTGCCCGACGGGCTCGGGGCCACCGGCGTGGATCCCACGGCGGCGATCGTGCTGGGCGCCGCTCTGCTGCTCTCCGGCGTCGCCGCGCTCCTCGCTCGCCGGCGGAGACGGATCAGCGCGCGCTGA
- a CDS encoding glycosyltransferase family 2 protein: protein MASSNARPNRPRISVVIPVKDDAEELRHALAALAAQTVPPAEVVVLDNGRPAAGSVDEVARIAREAGARLVREPGGGIPAANAAAFDAATGDIVARMDADCRPGPAWVAGIVRAFEADPLLTAATGGARFIDGPRWLRRPLACVYLFAYRATLWPALGHTPLWGSNLAVRREAWVRIAHLVHRSDPEVHDDLDLSFHLGERHRIRAVRGLPMGVSMRPFADASAMRRRFGRGIHTVLIHWPRDIPPVRVLRLALARATGRTFPAAALMSTGSTRARAAGTVESMSDMTADHPSDPTDAADGAQTHEPAPAGDETDIAAVDDGDSLRDRSDLQDLPPADATK, encoded by the coding sequence ATGGCCTCTTCGAACGCCCGCCCGAATCGCCCGCGAATCAGCGTCGTCATCCCCGTGAAGGACGACGCGGAGGAGCTCCGACACGCACTCGCCGCGCTCGCGGCGCAGACGGTCCCGCCCGCCGAGGTCGTGGTGCTCGACAACGGTCGCCCCGCCGCCGGCTCCGTCGATGAGGTCGCACGGATCGCGCGGGAGGCCGGCGCGCGTCTGGTGCGCGAGCCCGGCGGCGGGATACCGGCGGCGAACGCCGCCGCCTTCGACGCCGCGACCGGCGACATCGTCGCGCGCATGGACGCCGACTGCCGGCCCGGACCGGCGTGGGTGGCGGGCATCGTCCGTGCCTTCGAGGCGGATCCCTTGCTCACCGCCGCGACGGGTGGCGCCCGATTCATCGACGGTCCGAGGTGGCTCCGCCGCCCTCTCGCGTGCGTCTACCTCTTCGCGTACCGCGCCACGCTGTGGCCGGCTCTCGGTCACACGCCGCTATGGGGATCGAATCTTGCCGTCCGCCGGGAGGCATGGGTGCGGATCGCGCATCTCGTCCACCGCAGTGACCCCGAAGTGCACGACGATCTCGACCTCTCCTTCCATCTCGGGGAACGTCACCGCATTCGTGCGGTGCGCGGGCTCCCCATGGGGGTGTCGATGCGACCGTTCGCCGATGCGTCGGCGATGCGTCGGCGGTTCGGCCGCGGCATCCACACGGTACTCATCCACTGGCCGCGGGATATCCCCCCGGTCCGCGTTCTCCGTCTTGCGCTCGCCCGCGCGACGGGACGGACCTTCCCCGCCGCCGCCCTGATGTCAACGGGGTCGACCCGTGCCCGTGCGGCAGGAACAGTGGAGTCCATGAGCGACATGACGGCAGACCACCCCTCCGATCCGACCGACGCGGCCGACGGCGCGCAGACTCACGAGCCCGCGCCCGCCGGGGACGAGACCGACATCGCTGCGGTGGATGACGGCGACTCGCTCCGCGACCGCAGCGACCTTCAGGATCTTCCTCCTGCGGACGCGACGAAGTAG
- a CDS encoding CinA family protein yields MDAVEALAERAQERGVQLAVAESLTCGLLASTIGKGASAQEWFAGGVVCYALDVKERLLGLEPGTDPCSPQCAEQLARGVRRLIIADIAVSVTGVGGPDPSDGHPPGTVYVGWADDTGSGHRALVLDTDDPGEVLEASVDAALHVFLDRLA; encoded by the coding sequence ATGGACGCCGTCGAGGCTCTGGCGGAGCGCGCGCAGGAACGCGGGGTGCAGCTGGCCGTGGCCGAGTCCCTCACCTGCGGCCTGCTGGCCTCGACGATCGGGAAGGGCGCGTCAGCGCAGGAATGGTTCGCCGGCGGGGTGGTCTGCTACGCCCTCGACGTCAAGGAGCGCCTTCTCGGGCTGGAACCTGGCACGGATCCGTGTTCTCCGCAGTGCGCCGAGCAGCTGGCCCGGGGTGTGCGCCGGCTGATCATCGCCGACATCGCCGTATCGGTGACCGGCGTCGGAGGTCCGGATCCCTCGGACGGACACCCTCCCGGCACCGTGTACGTGGGGTGGGCGGATGACACCGGCAGCGGGCACCGAGCGCTGGTGCTCGACACCGATGACCCTGGCGAGGTGCTCGAGGCGAGCGTCGACGCCGCGCTCCACGTCTTCCTCGACCGCCTCGCCTGA